The Syngnathus scovelli strain Florida chromosome 18, RoL_Ssco_1.2, whole genome shotgun sequence genomic interval AGGTCCCGGTTATGTTGGTAGCGCTCAAAGTTTTTGGCATCACGCCGCACCTTCAGGATCATGTGTTTCACGCAGCTGCTGCTGGTGAACATCCGATAGGCTGACTGGGAAAGACGGAGAAAAAAAGATTGACGTGGAAATGGAATTTCCGATTTGGAGAATGTCGTGTGGGGCACTCACGTAGTTACTATGCAACATCGTGAAGAATTCCGGATGGGTGATGAACTTAACAGCGGGTGACTGGAGAAGTTGGCTGATCTTCTGGTGATTGACAGGTGATGCTGGACCTTGTGGACACAAAGATAAATCATAGCATTGTCCAACCGGCGATTAGAAGATGTAAGCAAAGGACGAGAAGCTCACCTGTGGCGGTTGGAGGAGCATCTGAGTCGGTCTCAACACTGGGAGTTCTCTCTAACCTCTGACTGCCACCTTCCTCTTCAGTGGCCATGGTTCTCTGGATGCTCTGATACCTAGCAAAATTGTCATCATGGTTGAAAAGCCTGCTCGAAATTTGAATATGCCCAAATTATGGAATCGAGTAATCGTTTCGAGCCGTTGTTTAACTAAAGATGATCTACATCTTTTGAATTCAGGCTCACACTCCTTGGATCTGACCTCCTGTTGAGCTGCTCCATCTGCTGACTGGATCCAGATCGGGGAATCCCATGACCACACTTGCCGCCGTGACTTGGTCTCTGCCAGGTGGTGGTGCGGTTGACGTGGTCGACGTAGAAAACTCTGCCGTGGCTGTCTATGCGTGCTTCCCAGTCTGGGCCACGGCAAACAAAATCATTAGCTTGAGATGATATTTACAACTAATTCTCCGTCGTAGTTCTTTGAAGGCATCAAATGTAACATCTACGCTAATTTCCCTTAGCTCGTCTTTGGATTGGCCCTGAGCAAGCGTGGGGGAGCATGGGAGGAAGTGGAGGAGGGAGCGATGGCGACAAACACAAAAAGGGATGACGTCACTTTGAACACAATAAGGCATGTTGGCATGTGACTCCACAgtaagatgtgttgctgcttacTTGGAGGTAAGGTTTGGTCAGTGGCGGCAGGAAAATGGTTTAAGTCAAGGCTGGGAAGAAGGACTGGAGGGTGGCCAACGGGAGGTGAGAAGCCTGAGCCTACGGGAGACAGTTGGGAATACgtgagggcgggggggggggggggggggcacaagctACATTGGTTGGAGCAAGCTACATCTCTTTGCCAATCACCAAATGCCCCACATTTAACCTCCATCTCCACCATTGCAACATTTTTCTTTGTGTGCTTTGAGGGTTGGGTGGCATTGCGCTAAAGTAGGCACTCTTGGGTTGTCATGGCAACGAGATAATGAGAGCAAATTTCCGAAGATGATTACACAGTGGGATCTGTTGGAGGATAACGCGACACATGTCAATCCGCCGCGGGTGTCTGTGGTATCAGTGATGCTCCAAATTGGCAAAACGTGTTCACAAATTCTGTTGACCCATTTCGTATTTTGAGATAAACATTTTTCTTGCAAGATGAAAGAAAGTACACAATGGTTCTTTGAAAAATTATTTGGAAGGGAGATGGAATGATAGGGGTTAAAATGATTCGAAGATAGACAGATagccttgcccccccccctcttgagGAGTCTCGTATTCCACCAAACATTCCAAAACCTTTCCCATCACTTACTCGTGCTGTTGGTGTCCCGTGACTCAGCCCCAGCTGATTCTCCACGTTCCTCTCCCCTGGCCTCTTTCCATCTTCCACTCCTCTCCCCACCGGCCCCGCCCACCTCCTGGCCCTCGGGACAGTTGTTTACGTCCGGTCCCGACTCAAAGgtgctctcctcctcctcttcgtcctGCGAGGAGAACACCGTGCTGCCGGAGAGCCGGTTGCTGTCCACAGAGGAGAGGCGGGTGTGGCTGCAGATGCGGCCCCTGCCCTCGTGGCCCGAGTTGCTGTAGCACGACGTGCTATAGCAAGACGTGCTGTAGCAGGATGTGCTGTAGCAGGAGGTGTCACACAATTCGCACTCATTTTCCCCCCGGGTCCGATGGCCTGTATTTGGTTTCCCAACTGTGCTACCGGAATCCCCCTCCTCGCTTTCCAAGTATGAAAGCGAGATCCTTCTGACTGCTGCGTGCACTCCACCTCCTCCGTCACCTTCCAGGAGCTGGTTTAGTTCCGACAGACGTTCAATGGAAAGGCTGCGTGGGATGGAGCGACAGCAACACGGACCGGGACACTCTTCCACCTGAAAAGACATTTTACATAATTCAAAATGggtcatcgtgaagtcagctttTTAAAATagacatataaaaaaaataagtgaaaaCTATTGTACTGGAGACTCAGCTCCTCTCACAGAACCTCAGTACAGCATTAATATTATATTTCAATACTACAGTCCTACCTGAGAGGGTGACTGGGTTAtctcatcttcatcttcctgTGTGTCTTTGGTGTTTTTAAGGGTTGGTGATGTGTAGTCCTGAATTGTGCTGGTGTTCCCCCCTTCTTCCATATCTTCCTCGTCCTGGCTCGGAGCTCGACGCTGTGCCGAGGGGAGACTGTGGAGGAGATGGTGGATGCGGATGTAGTGCGATCGAGGCGTCTCCGGCTCGCCGCACGCCGAGGCGATCACGTTCTCCAGCTCCGACACCGGCAGAGAGCAAGGGCGAGTTTTACGCCGGAGAGGACCTTGGGAATTGTAGTTTGAGAAGATGCAGGGACAGGGACCGTTGCTGCTTTCTCCTCCCGTTGATACTTCAGTTGTTTCCGTGAGTAAATCTTGCGATGCGTCATTGCTGTCTGTAGTCACTGCGTCGTTATTTGGACTTACTGCTCCAGTATCTTCAGTTGGTCCATCTGATTGAGCTTTCTTGTCATCTTCTACTGCTACCCCCTCCTCAGCTAGTGTAACATCATCTTCTCTCTgggcttcctcttcctcctgcggTGCATCTTCCGATTCCCCCTCCACAAGCGTTCTCACGGTGTCGTCGGCCGATTGGCCGTCTTCGCTCTGCACCTGCGGCTCGGTCGTAGCCGGTTCCTCTCTCACTGTGCTCTCGTCCTCCATAGCGGCTTCTTCAACCTCTCCGGACACGTCGAGGTCCTCGCTGGGTTGGGCTGTTGAGGCTAAGGGCGTTGGGGTCTCGGGGTCGGGAGGGGCATCCATAGGGAGCTCGGCCGTATCGCGCCCTACGCTTAATGTGTCATCATCGGGTGCATCGGCGGCGCCGACCTCAGGGCAGGCTGATTCTATGACCAGCGAAACGTCCTCATCATCTGGGAGGAGAGAAATTCGAAAGGGAATATTATGCTTCGGGGCCTCTGACTCACATAAGCGAGCACATTTCTGTAAAtatttgatcaatttgttttttgaAGTTTTCTTTTCTCTCGACTCGCTTTTGTTTGGTGTTGCAGGAAACGAGCAAACAAAAGACAGCAGATAGATCTTGGCAATCACCAGGGCTGAGAAAACACTCGGTAAGTGTTGTTCCGATCTTGAACTTTCACGCTGTGGTCTCGCTCACTGTCAGTCCACACCACAGCGTGTATTTTCCTCATCCCTCAATAGCGCCGTGACAAATAAATCGACGATGAAGCAGAAATGCAAAAATACTTAGCTAGGACGTAAAGTACCTGGATGAATGGAGGTGGCGAGCTCAAATCGGAATTGTAAATGTCCGCACACGTGATCAGTTGGTAGCCTGCGACCCAGAGAGTAACTGACGACCCGGTCTCTGTTGACCAAAAAgagcaggttaaaaaaaaaaacaaataataaaaataaatattaatattttttctAAGAGTTTTACCCAATGGCATGTTTTTCCAGCAGCCTCTGAACAGGGACGGACAGCTTCCCCAGGAAGCGCTTGATGATTGGCCGACTTTTAGCAAACTTGTCCTTGACTTCAATCTCCAGAACATCAGTGGGTAGCGACAAAAAGTTAAATCTCTGCAGGAacggggaaaaacaaaaacaaagaaaaagcgCGTTGTGACATTTCGATCGCTCAGCGTTATTGGATTTGAGGGCTACTTGATATGTTTGCTCTCATCGTGTCGAGCGTAATATTAGTTTAGCTCGTCTCGTGGTTTGCTTCTGTTCTTGCGTGGCTTGATGGATGACTCGAAAATCATATTGAAAGAGCTCAATGGTAAAAAAGAGGAATTAGATGACATCAAATGGCTTGCTGAAAAAGTGAAATAATCCTGAGGAAGTCAAGACACATTGTGCTGGGAGAGCCACAGTGATATAGGAGGAAAATAGAAAGAAGTGAATAATTTAAAAGTATGAACCAGGGAACGAGCAGACGGCTGCATGTGTGAGAAGGCTGAGGGACTAACTCAATAAATGTGGATGGGGAGAGGCTGGGAGGAAGAGGATGTGCACTCAAAGTGCTCATCTGTGTGTAGCAAGAGTGGTGCGGATGCTAGGAATAAGTGaggagatgattttttttttttcctccccctgcTCTTTTACACAACTTTTCATTCACCCACGATTGAAAcgcttgaacaaaaaaaaacactgaaatgcTCCAACTTAAACGATCACACAGTCTGTTCCTCAAGGACCTGAAATTGAAAAATGACTAAATCTGGCATTTTTGATGAAGAATATTTATACCTCTGCACTCCATTGAGGGTTGATTGTGTTGCAGACAACGCCGGAGCGTTTCTCCTGACCGTGGTGCGGCAACGAAGGGAAGATGCTATGCTTTCCAGGCTGAATGGACAGTTTGAGGTACGGGTCGGGATTAAAGAACATCCCCTTCTTCAAACCAACAGCTTGGAGGTCTGCGGTGTGAGGTCAGTGGAGCATAAGAGAGAGcaagaacacaaaaaaaaatgttagcggAGAAATTCTCAGGATCATGTGGATGCGAGTGTTAAAAGGTAGACGTTGATTTCCTACCTGACAGTGAAAAGTTAATGAGTCTCCTGCTTCCTCGTCCTTGGTTGACCTCAGGACTTACCACTGGCTTTAAAACCtatagaagcaaaaaaaatatatcacgtTGTCATATCATTAACGAAATAATTCTCACCATATTGAAGGAACAGAACTGTAGAAGTTAGAAGGAACGCCGTTAAGAATTTATGTTATCGCAATGTGGCAGTGAGTCAGACTTGTTCAATTTTTTATTCCCAAAGCTGAAATGCTGTATGCATTTTGAAGGCTTATgcaactgtcaaaaaaaaaaaaaaaaaaaaaaaacaatccacaGAGACAGCAGTGAAAACAAAAGGATTACAAAAAGACAGATGTTTGGAGCAATCCGTTCTAATGAGATGCTAATCTTTTTTTGGCTACTAGAGCCCGAAAGAAAAGCGCCAGCGCAGATGTCCTCTATTTATTTCACTACAGCTTGAATATCAATGTCttggttcccccccccccccatttcttGAATGCATCTTGATGCTTTTAGGACAAAGAAGCTGAGCTAGAAGCACTAAATCAAGTAAGCGTAAATATTAAGCTTTACCCAAGCTATCCAGCAGAGCCTCATCCTTTTTGCGCCGCTCCTTTCACGATGACCGGGAGGTAACAGTCCGAGTTGAAGGCACATGCAGTCCATCACATACTTCGGGTTTGACCAAATTGAATGTGATCCACCTTTCTCCAGTCCACTGGACTGTCCTCTGTTATCTTGACTCCACCCTCCTTTGCTCCTTCCTATCTGTGGTTATTTTTATTCCTTTGTGCTGAAGAAGCCAGTATAGATCAAGTTCTCATTTCATCAGCATTTCCAAAGTGCCCCAGGCAGCAGATTGAAAAGGCACACATGGAAATACAATCCCTCCTCGCACTACAGGCTCTGACTGATTAACACTAGACGTACTTTTGTCACATCATTTAAAAATGTTCCTCTGACCTCTATGACACATTTCTCAACTTTTATCCCAGCACGTGATCATGTCAGAAATTGTCCATGAATCTAACGCGATCATTTTGAATCAAAAGTTGCGCTGCGGCCCACACGAAACCCGCGCTGACAAAAAGACTTCAAAATTGAAGTGAGTAGGTCTGATCGTTGCCAACTAAGATATGGAGTATGCTTGATGCAGATGGATTTAGTGAGGCTCCAAGTCAGATTCAAGCAGATGATAAAAAGAAGTCAGTGTATAAAATCGATGGAACATTTTGGAGAACAATTTTGTAGCTCACAGCAAAACACTCGTGGAATAATCATTTCTGAAGTGATGTTTCTGTCAACTCCCTTTTAACAGCTAATTCTTTTCATGTGCGAGTGAGGAGCATCAGCAAAGACAGACTCGGGAAGCTTCCAAAGGTTAAACACATTCCCTCGGGTCTCAGCACCACACATGCAGAGCAAGCAATGCGATTAGCCGTTGAAGCGACGAGGACGTGATCTTTCACTGGCAAATACTTCCAGCTGTGCCCAAGAAGGTTTTTGGAGGAAAAAGCTGGAGGCACGACTATCACAAGTTCAacccagaatgtttttttttcatttgcttctTTCGTTATCAGTTGTGTGCacagatgattaaaaaaatgcaagcgTAGCATAAATCTGGAAAAGCAGAATTGAATCAAGCTCTGATTTAAAGTCATACTCACAGGCACTGGTGCCTTTTTGATGGTTAGGCTGGGTGTGGTTGCCCTCAGTGCTCCAGTGACGCCATGGTAGTACTTGAAGCAGACCAGTGTCTCAGCTGTAATTCAAATTATATTTGTAATGAAACACTTTCAATGTTTTTGAAGATTTAAAGCAGTGCAAATACATTTCAGCAAAGTGGAACATCTCAAATATCCTTGACTAAATAGACTTTAGCGTAAATGCTATCTAAAAATCTATCtatatctaaaaataaaaatatttattagaaaaccttttattttcatttttcttgaGGGAAGAAAATTGTTGATAAAGAAACTTACTGTCACTGAAGTGAGAGCTGCAGTCAACTTTCCAAACAATTTGCCCTTTATGCGATCCATTGATGCCTCGGTTTTTATAATCCAGAAAGTTCTCAGATAAAGGCTCATCtagaaaaaagagaaagatttgaAGCAACCTCTTGACATTTTATTCCATTATCGCCTTTAGGTGTTCTTGTTACGGAACAAGCCTTTGCTGGCTTTAAGGCAAAACACAAATGTCACTAAATAATGAACGCTGACAACCAGAACTTTCTCACACTCACTTACCCACGAGATACATTCCGATCCAGTCGCCAGCATCCACCTCCTCCTTGATGTCCCATGCGATCACTAAGTCTTCCGACTGGCCGACGGTGTAGTGAGAAGCGCTTACGGTGAGGGTGGAGCGAGTGTCCGGGGAGACCAGATCCGTGTCGCTGGTTGACCGTGGCAACCCTAACACGAAGGCTTCCTGGTTCAGAGCGTTGACAGCGAAggagtcaggcccgtagctgtgACGATCCTTACAGCGCTGGCGGCTTTGGTTGCTGCGGGTCGGTGAAGCCATAGCCGCCAGGCCAAAAAGGCGATTCTGGTACAGGTTCTGCAAGACGAGAATATCACTTTATAATAGTGATTCCTGTTTTTTAGAATTATGCTAAAATTTAAATACTATATATTGGACTATATCAACCATCAATTAatataatttctggactataagccgcacctgaatataaggcgcaccaggaaaaaaaaaatccagttttgttcatatataaaaaTCGTACTGGACTATAAGTGTTTCATTTCCATATATAAGAGAATATGGACAAATCATACGAgatcataaaaatcatgaaaaatccatagataagccgcatgtgcaaaaagtagcgtctTATATTCTGGAAAATACGGCAATTCTGTGAAACGACCCATGCAATCGTTGTCTTTCTTCAACGTGGACTCTGTGGCTAGTTGTAATAAAGGAAGACAATTTTCCAACCTAGGATCTCATATCATGGAATGCTCCAGTTAGAAAGGAGCCTAAGGGCATGGCTCAGCCAGCCTTGACGGGTCAGTCGAAATGCTGAAGCGCTTTGAGCATGCAGTCGGTGAAAGAGAGGCAAGGTTATCAGCACACAAAGCAAAAATACTTGCTTTTGCTATTGTGCAATGGAGAAAAAGGcagcatgaattttttttttgggtgaagtACTATATGATGGTAAGCAGGCAAATGAAGGTGGTATAGgtggcgggaggggggggggggtacacacTGACCTTGATACTACAGAGCTGCATCAGCATAATGACCAGTCAACCCAAAGCAGACCAAAACCTGAGGGAAGCGTGAGGAGGAGAGGGGGTGCTCTGTTACAAACCACAAAAAACAGAAAAGCAGAGGCAGCGAATGAAGCAGGTGTACGTCCCAAAAAGTTTTGGTGAGACAAGGGAAAACCGTCACATCATATTTGACTTGATGAAAAGAGGCTGACATGTATTTGCCATCTATCTTTCTCGAAGTCGCAAGCATCCATCAAAAGCAAAGCCGCAGACGTTGCCGCCCACTTTGTTTGGAAGGAGATGGACTTTAACGTCAAGAGCCACTTGCCATTACTCTGATTTATGGCGCCAACTGCCTACAACCTTGGATAATGACTGTAATGTTTTGAGCTGAGGATACTAATTGCATTGAGCCGAGTCAAGCCGATTCACACGATTCAAAATGTGCTGCTTTATGTTGATATTTTCTGGAGGCAAGTATGTTCTTATAAGCGTAGAGCTGAACGATACTCAATCGCAAATTGTTGCACGTACGGGGTCACGATAAATAAAAGACTTCCTAATCCGTTCGGGTTCAAATCCCCAGAGTCCTCATTAGTCTTTTAGTTTCGCATTCTACCGGGTGGCACAGCTAGTTACACTCGTGCAAATGTTGCAGTCTCTGGGGAAATATTCAGTTGTTCTTTCTTGTTCGGAAAATTCCCAAGATAAATTCGTATAATTGCCTTGGAGATGACATAATTATTCGTTGAGCACACATGCCGAGTTCGGTATAGGAGACAGGAAAGCAT includes:
- the LOC125986091 gene encoding E3 ubiquitin-protein ligase HECW1 isoform X2 encodes the protein MLMQLCSIKNLYQNRLFGLAAMASPTRSNQSRQRCKDRHSYGPDSFAVNALNQEAFVLGLPRSTSDTDLVSPDTRSTLTVSASHYTVGQSEDLVIAWDIKEEVDAGDWIGMYLVDEPLSENFLDYKNRGINGSHKGQIVWKVDCSSHFSDTETLVCFKYYHGVTGALRATTPSLTIKKAPVPVLKPVVSPEVNQGRGSRRLINFSLSDLQAVGLKKGMFFNPDPYLKLSIQPGKHSIFPSLPHHGQEKRSGVVCNTINPQWSAERFNFLSLPTDVLEIEVKDKFAKSRPIIKRFLGKLSVPVQRLLEKHAIGDRVVSYSLGRRLPTDHVCGHLQFRFELATSIHPDDEDVSLVIESACPEVGAADAPDDDTLSVGRDTAELPMDAPPDPETPTPLASTAQPSEDLDVSGEVEEAAMEDESTVREEPATTEPQVQSEDGQSADDTVRTLVEGESEDAPQEEEEAQREDDVTLAEEGVAVEDDKKAQSDGPTEDTGAVSPNNDAVTTDSNDASQDLLTETTEVSTGGESSNGPCPCIFSNYNSQGPLRRKTRPCSLPVSELENVIASACGEPETPRSHYIRIHHLLHSLPSAQRRAPSQDEEDMEEGGNTSTIQDYTSPTLKNTKDTQEDEDEITQSPSQVEECPGPCCCRSIPRSLSIERLSELNQLLEGDGGGGVHAAVRRISLSYLESEEGDSGSTVGKPNTGHRTRGENECELCDTSCYSTSCYSTSCYSTSCYSNSGHEGRGRICSHTRLSSVDSNRLSGSTVFSSQDEEEEESTFESGPDVNNCPEGQEVGGAGGERSGRWKEARGEERGESAGAESRDTNSTSSGFSPPVGHPPVLLPSLDLNHFPAATDQTLPPNWEARIDSHGRVFYVDHVNRTTTWQRPSHGGKCGHGIPRSGSSQQMEQLNRRYQSIQRTMATEEEGGSQRLERTPSVETDSDAPPTATGPASPVNHQKISQLLQSPAVKFITHPEFFTMLHSNYSAYRMFTSSSCVKHMILKVRRDAKNFERYQHNRDLVVFLNKFADTQLELPRGWEIKTDPQGKSFFVDHNSRATTFIDPRIPLQNGRLPGHLAHRQHLQRLRSYSAGEASDVSRNRGASFMSRPANSLVAAIRSQHHVDPQQSNAASYNEKIVAFLRQPNIFDMLQERQPNLNRNYALREKIHYLRSEGTQGVEKLSCDADLVILLSLFEEEIMSYIPPHPIHPGFSFSPRCSPGNSPQNSPGLQRARAPAPYRRDFEAKLRNFYRKLEAKGYGQGPGKIKLLIRREHLLEGTFNQVMAYSRKELQRNKLYVTFLGEEGLDYSGPSREFFFLLSQELFNPYYGLFEYSANDTYTVQISPMSAFVENHLEWFRFSGRILGLALIHQYLLDAFFTRPFYKALLRLPTDLSDLEYLDEEFHQSLQWMKDNDITDILDLTFTVNEEVFGQVTERELKSGGSNLQVTEKNKKDYIERMTKWRVERGVVQQTEALVRGFYEVVDSRLVSVFDARELELVIAGTVEIDLGDWRSNTEYRGGYHDGHIVMRWFWAAVERFNNEQRLRLLQFVTGTSSVPYEGFAALRGSNGLRRFCIEKWGKVTSLPRAHTCFNRLDLPPYPSYTMLYDKLLTAVEETSTFGLE
- the LOC125986091 gene encoding E3 ubiquitin-protein ligase HECW1 isoform X1; this translates as MIHSQVILSQNLYQNRLFGLAAMASPTRSNQSRQRCKDRHSYGPDSFAVNALNQEAFVLGLPRSTSDTDLVSPDTRSTLTVSASHYTVGQSEDLVIAWDIKEEVDAGDWIGMYLVDEPLSENFLDYKNRGINGSHKGQIVWKVDCSSHFSDTETLVCFKYYHGVTGALRATTPSLTIKKAPVPVLKPVVSPEVNQGRGSRRLINFSLSDLQAVGLKKGMFFNPDPYLKLSIQPGKHSIFPSLPHHGQEKRSGVVCNTINPQWSAERFNFLSLPTDVLEIEVKDKFAKSRPIIKRFLGKLSVPVQRLLEKHAIGDRVVSYSLGRRLPTDHVCGHLQFRFELATSIHPDDEDVSLVIESACPEVGAADAPDDDTLSVGRDTAELPMDAPPDPETPTPLASTAQPSEDLDVSGEVEEAAMEDESTVREEPATTEPQVQSEDGQSADDTVRTLVEGESEDAPQEEEEAQREDDVTLAEEGVAVEDDKKAQSDGPTEDTGAVSPNNDAVTTDSNDASQDLLTETTEVSTGGESSNGPCPCIFSNYNSQGPLRRKTRPCSLPVSELENVIASACGEPETPRSHYIRIHHLLHSLPSAQRRAPSQDEEDMEEGGNTSTIQDYTSPTLKNTKDTQEDEDEITQSPSQVEECPGPCCCRSIPRSLSIERLSELNQLLEGDGGGGVHAAVRRISLSYLESEEGDSGSTVGKPNTGHRTRGENECELCDTSCYSTSCYSTSCYSTSCYSNSGHEGRGRICSHTRLSSVDSNRLSGSTVFSSQDEEEEESTFESGPDVNNCPEGQEVGGAGGERSGRWKEARGEERGESAGAESRDTNSTSSGFSPPVGHPPVLLPSLDLNHFPAATDQTLPPNWEARIDSHGRVFYVDHVNRTTTWQRPSHGGKCGHGIPRSGSSQQMEQLNRRYQSIQRTMATEEEGGSQRLERTPSVETDSDAPPTATGPASPVNHQKISQLLQSPAVKFITHPEFFTMLHSNYSAYRMFTSSSCVKHMILKVRRDAKNFERYQHNRDLVVFLNKFADTQLELPRGWEIKTDPQGKSFFVDHNSRATTFIDPRIPLQNGRLPGHLAHRQHLQRLRSYSAGEASDVSRNRGASFMSRPANSLVAAIRSQHHVDPQQSNAASYNEKIVAFLRQPNIFDMLQERQPNLNRNYALREKIHYLRSEGTQGVEKLSCDADLVILLSLFEEEIMSYIPPHPIHPGFSFSPRCSPGNSPQNSPGLQRARAPAPYRRDFEAKLRNFYRKLEAKGYGQGPGKIKLLIRREHLLEGTFNQVMAYSRKELQRNKLYVTFLGEEGLDYSGPSREFFFLLSQELFNPYYGLFEYSANDTYTVQISPMSAFVENHLEWFRFSGRILGLALIHQYLLDAFFTRPFYKALLRLPTDLSDLEYLDEEFHQSLQWMKDNDITDILDLTFTVNEEVFGQVTERELKSGGSNLQVTEKNKKDYIERMTKWRVERGVVQQTEALVRGFYEVVDSRLVSVFDARELELVIAGTVEIDLGDWRSNTEYRGGYHDGHIVMRWFWAAVERFNNEQRLRLLQFVTGTSSVPYEGFAALRGSNGLRRFCIEKWGKVTSLPRAHTCFNRLDLPPYPSYTMLYDKLLTAVEETSTFGLE